The segment CGCGGCATATTCCAGTAGAATATCCAGACGGGCTAGAGATCTGGCTACCAAAATATCAAAAAAATTGCCGGATTTAAGGGCAAAATTTTCAAGCCTGTCGCAAGAGGCTATAGCGTTTTTTATGTCATATAAAGAGATTATTTTATTAACAAAATTTATTTTCTTGGCGGTAGAGTCAATTAAGAAAGTTTTTATCTGTGGATTTTCCAGAGCAATAACCAGACCGGGAAAACCGGCACCGGTACCCATGTCCAGAAGGGCAGAGGGTGACGATAAATGCTTTTTAATATAATCTGAAAGGACGAGGCTGTCCTCTATATGTTTTAC is part of the Candidatus Margulisiibacteriota bacterium genome and harbors:
- the rsmG gene encoding 16S rRNA (guanine(527)-N(7))-methyltransferase RsmG, which produces VKHIEDSLVLSDYIKKHLSSPSALLDMGTGAGFPGLVIALENPQIKTFLIDSTAKKINFVNKIISLYDIKNAIASCDRLENFALKSGNFFDILVARSLARLDILLEYAAPLLKANGHFLAMKSEQLDEELAIADIIKEKLGFMLINTFPYSLALQKRYILHFQRIKEPSIKLPRSVGLASSKPLSGRK